From a single Rutidosis leptorrhynchoides isolate AG116_Rl617_1_P2 chromosome 5, CSIRO_AGI_Rlap_v1, whole genome shotgun sequence genomic region:
- the LOC139847145 gene encoding glycerophosphodiester phosphodiesterase GDPD1, chloroplastic-like, with product MALKTVHLTPLSNNHNHHHHHLNHHSNNVPHPTFNNCHHLDDNDHKGDPDNNKFMVIGHRGTGMNLLQSSDSRMKSIKENSILAFNSAGEFDIDFIEFDVQVTKDDCPIIFHDNFIFTKEKGEIVEKRVTDMTLDEFLSYGPQRDPNKVGKPLFRKTKDGRIFEWKVEKDDHFCTLEEVFQKVNHSKGFNIEFKFDDNIIYTEEELVHAIQVVLRVVFKYANDRPIFFSSFQPDATLLVRKLQSTHLVFFLTNGGMETYTDERRNSLEEAMKLCLEGGLNGIVAEVRSILRNPGIVKRIKDAKLSIISYGQLNNMREVINAQILMGVDGAIVDLVKEIIAAVAEVKNENEVGKGEEDDIKYSNLMKLIPGLVQP from the exons ATGGCTCTTAAAACGGTTCATCTTACACCTCTTTCTAAtaatcacaatcatcatcatcatcatcttaatcaccaCTCAAACAATGTTCCTCATCCTACATTCAACAATTGTCATCATCTCGATGATAATGACCATAAAGGTGATCCTGATAACAACAAGTTTATGGTAATCGGACACAGAGGTACCGGAATGAACTTATTGCAATCGTCTGATTCAAGAATGAAATCAATCAAAGAGAATTCAATCCTCGCATTCAATTCCGCGGGAGAATTTGATATCGATTTTATCGAATTCGACGTTCAG GTGACTAAAGATGATTGTCCAATCATTTTTCATGACAACTTCATCTTCACTAAAGAAAAG GGTGAAATAGTCGAAAAAAGAGTTACAGATATGACCTTAGATGAGTTCCTTTCGTATGGACCTCAGCGAGACCCTAATAAA GTGGGTAAACCTTTATTTAGAAAAACAAAAGATGGAAGGATTTTTGAGTGGAAAGTTGAAAAGGATGATCATTTTTGCACACTAGAAGAGGTGTTTCAGAAAGTAAACCATTCCAAGGGATTTAATATCGAGTTCAAGTTTGACGATAATATCATATACACTGAAGAAGAACTAGTTCATGCTATACAAGTCGTTCTTCGT GTTGTATTCAAGTATGCTAATGACCGACCCATCTTTTTCTCAAGCTTTCAGCCCGATGCAACTCTATTGGTCCGCAAACTCCAAAGCACGCATCTT GTTTTCTTTCTTACAAATGGAGGTATGGAAACATATACCGACGAAAGGAGAAATTCATTAGAAGAAGCAATGAAATTGTGTTTAGAAGGCGGATTAAATGGGATCGTTGCTGAAGTTAGATCGATCTTAAGAAATCCAGGAATTGTTAAAAGAATTAAAGACGCTAAACTCTCTATAATAAGCTATGGCCAGTTAAA TAACATGAGAGAGGTGATCAATGCACAAATCTTGATGGGCGTTGATGGGGCGATTGTTGATTTAGTTAAAGAGATCATAGCGGCGGTTGCAGAAGTTAAAAACGAGAATGAAGTTGGAAAGGGTGAAGAAGATGATATAAAGTATTCAAATCTTATGAAGCTCATACCAGGTTTAGTACAACCTTAA